A genomic segment from Aegilops tauschii subsp. strangulata cultivar AL8/78 chromosome 1, Aet v6.0, whole genome shotgun sequence encodes:
- the LOC109780516 gene encoding uncharacterized protein, which translates to MADAETLDDFAGRLGGMAARYAALGSTLEDAALVKKLLDLVPNRLYPAVAGIERFCDVDIMAFEDALGWLKAFDETLRRRGQDGGNHGGEQQMFTAAQWRARERQRGGARDDDDGARSEASGFGGYRRGRCYKCGERGHFKRDCPQWKKAPTAERALLADGDVEDAGLL; encoded by the coding sequence ATGGcggacgccgagaccctggatgACTTCGCCGGCAGGCTCGGTGGGATGGCGGCGCGCTACGCGGCGTTGGGCTCGACCCTGGAGGACGCCGCCCTCGTCAAGAAGCTGCTCGACTTGGTGCCAAACCGCCTGTACCCGGCGGTGGCCGGGATCGAGCGGTTCTGTGACGTCGACATAATGGCGTTCGAGGACGCGTTGGGTTGGCTGAAGGCCTTCGACGAGACACTGCGTCGGCGCGGGCAGGACGGAGGCAACCACGGCGGCGAGCAGCAGATGTTCACCGCGGCACAGTGGCGGGCGCGCGAGCGGCAGCGAGGCGGCGCTCGGGACGACGACGACGGGGCGCGCAGCGAGGCGTCGGGCTTCGGCGGCTACAGACGAGGCCGGTGCTACAAGTGCGGTGAGCGGGGCCACTTCAAGCGCGATTGCCCGCAGTGGAAGAAGGCGCCGACGGCAGAGCGGGCACTACTGGCGGACGGCGACGTCGAGGACGCCGGGCTGCTTTGA